The Lujinxingia sediminis genome contains a region encoding:
- a CDS encoding DUF924 family protein, with product MTSYQDVLEYWFGTTSALEDGNFPQEQFRLWFGGGDAVDREITERFGALVEDARDGGLQSWLERADSRLALVLLLDQFTRNIYRGTGQAFSADALALRYALDAIELGHDTALSPIARSFFYLPLEHAESLELQERCVTLMENLTHQAPDGQVELFQGFLDYAVQHRDIIAQFGRFPHRNALLSRTSTPEEEAYLATTDVHFGQKA from the coding sequence ATGACTTCGTATCAAGACGTACTCGAATACTGGTTCGGCACAACCTCCGCCCTGGAAGACGGCAACTTCCCCCAGGAGCAGTTTCGTCTCTGGTTTGGCGGCGGCGATGCGGTCGACCGCGAGATCACCGAGCGTTTCGGCGCGCTCGTCGAAGACGCCCGCGACGGCGGCCTTCAGAGCTGGCTTGAGCGTGCCGACAGCCGCCTGGCCCTGGTGCTGCTCCTTGACCAGTTCACCCGCAACATCTACCGCGGCACCGGCCAGGCCTTCTCGGCAGACGCACTGGCCCTTAGATACGCGCTGGACGCCATTGAACTCGGCCACGACACCGCCCTCTCTCCCATTGCGCGCTCCTTCTTCTACCTTCCGCTGGAGCACGCCGAATCCCTGGAGCTCCAGGAGCGCTGCGTCACCCTGATGGAGAACCTCACCCACCAGGCCCCCGACGGCCAGGTCGAGCTCTTCCAGGGCTTTTTGGACTACGCGGTCCAGCACCGCGACATCATTGCGCAGTTCGGGCGATTCCCGCACCGCAATGCCCTGCTCAGCCGCACCTCCACGCCCGAAGAAGAGGCCTACCTGGCAACTACCGACGTGCATTTTGGGCAAAAAGCCTGA